Below is a window of Hydrogenimonas sp. DNA.
GGGTCTACGGCGATGCAGTGGCCTCCGACCCCTGCGCCGGGCTGAAGAATGTTCACGCGCGGGTGGCGGTTGGCCAGTTCGATGAGCTCCCAGACGTTTATGCCGAATTTGTCACAGAGTATGGAGAGTTCGTTAGCGAAGGCGATGTTTACGTCACGGAAACTGTTCTCTGTCAGCTTCGCCATCTCCGCAGTTTTGGCATCGGTACGCAAGACCGTTCCGTTTACGAAAGATTCGTAGAACTTTGCCGTAATCTCGGTGGCTTCCGGGGTTAGCCCGCCGACTATGCGGTCGTTCTGGACCAGTTCGAGCATGATGCGGCCGGGCAGTACCCTTTCGGGGCAGTGGGCGATATGTACTTTGGAGGTATCGACACCTTCATCTTTCAGAACATCCGCAACCATGTGTGTGGTTCCTACAGGGGAAGTGGACTCGAGAATGACGATGTTTCCCGGCTTTACGTAGGGCGCTATGGCTTTTGTAGCATCCTTTACATAGTCGACGTTCGGGACGTGCCCTTCGTGAAAGGGGGTGGGTACCGCTATGATGAATATATCGGCTTCGTCCGGCTTCGTGTCGGCTTTTAGCCTTCCGGAGTTTACCGCCGACTGTACAAAGACGTCGAGTTCGGGTTCCACTATGTGGATTTTACCCGCATTTATGGTATCTACCGTGCTCTGTACCACATCCACCCCGTGGATGCTGAAGCCTCTGTTGGCCAGAAGTGCCGCAGTGGGTAGACCTATGTATCCCAGACCTATGACGCATATCTTTTCTATACTGTTTGCCATTCGCTTCTCCTTTTTGCCGGAGGCATTATATTTATTCATTCTTTTTTCATACTTTAAAGAACTTTTTGAGAGTTTCCGTGATCCTGTCGCACGCTTTCCCGTCTCCGTATGGGTTGTGCGCTTTCGACATCGCTTCGTAGCTTTCGGGGTCGTTCAGAAGTTCCTGTACGCTTTTTACTATAAGCTCTTCGTCCGTTCCCACCAGCTTTACGGTACCGGCATCCACGGCTTCGGGGCGCTCGGTAGTCTTTCTCATGACAAGAACCGGTTTTCCCAGGCTTGGAGCCTCCTCCTGTATGCCGCCGCTGTCGGTAACTATGATGTGCGCTCTACTCATAAGGTAGACGAACGGCTCATACTCAAGTGGCGGAATTAGGTGAATGTTGCCGGTATCGCCCAGAATCTCCTTTACCGGTTTCTGCACGTTCGGGTTGAGGTGCACGGGGTAGACTATCTCCACCTCCGGGTCCGCCTTCGCGATCTCTTTCAGTGCGTTGCAGATGTCGATAAAACCCTGCCCGAAGTTTTCACGTCTGTGGCCGGTTACCAGGATGAATTTCGGGATTTTGGATTCGGGGGAGGGGAAGAAGGGGAGAT
It encodes the following:
- a CDS encoding UDP-glucose dehydrogenase, producing the protein MANSIEKICVIGLGYIGLPTAALLANRGFSIHGVDVVQSTVDTINAGKIHIVEPELDVFVQSAVNSGRLKADTKPDEADIFIIAVPTPFHEGHVPNVDYVKDATKAIAPYVKPGNIVILESTSPVGTTHMVADVLKDEGVDTSKVHIAHCPERVLPGRIMLELVQNDRIVGGLTPEATEITAKFYESFVNGTVLRTDAKTAEMAKLTENSFRDVNIAFANELSILCDKFGINVWELIELANRHPRVNILQPGAGVGGHCIAVDPWFIVDAGGEDAKLIRTARERNDYKSEWVVEKVEKEAAKLEKKLGRKPKIACMGLAFKPDIDDLRESPALYITQRLAMQNDAVIGVEPNIPADTDTETKLKIDNPNFRLTDIFDALEEADLLVFLVAHKQFRRLDVEDLNYLDFCGVIEKKQKLFNDHK